GTTTCCACGTGAATCAGTCAGCTAAGACAAGTTGGCAGATCTCATCATGACTTACCAGAGATGTACTTGAATCTGTTTGGCAGACGGAAGCGCTGAACAGTCAAATAATAGACAGGGATTCCAGTCAGCATGAGAGCACAACTTCGCCCTGTGTTCCAGGGGTCTGAATACAGAGACAGGCCCACGATGAAGAAGCAAACcactgtaaagatgactgctATGACCGCGGGCACCTTTAGGAGAACAGAACAAATATGAAAAGGTTTTTTACAGCGGGATTAAAACTAATCTGCAGTTGAGCACAACAACTACCGACACACTGACCTTAAAAGGTCTTGGGTGGAGAGGGAAGCGATAACGATGGACGAGCATCCCCAAGGTTGTCAAGGCGACGAAGAACCATCcagcaaaggaggaaaaagtgaTGAGTTGGTAGATTTCTCCACCGAACAACATCAAAATAACCAGGGGATACTGTAGAGACAGACTATGCAGCCTTAATGACAAACCACTAGTCCCACTGTGTTGTACTGGGTTTATAATGCTGCTCCATAGTGTGTGGAGAGAACCTCACCTGTAACAGAACTGCAGGTAAAGGAGTTCGTCTGCGGATGTGAATCATGGAAAAGATCGATGGCCAGTGTCCCTCCCTTGCTCCCACAAACAGCGTCCTACAGCACAGCAGGTAGGACTAAATGTGGGTAATGTGAGCATAAGTGTTAAAATACAGCACTTATTATTCTGTCTACACCCACAATACCTGGGTGATGTAAAATAGCCACCATTCAGTGTTCCAAAACAGGACAGAGCCACAAGAATGGGAATCACTAAGGCCAATCCTGGGAGAGCACGATTGGCaaatgtctgcagacacacagatgttcaatcagaccaacacacaaacacatagtaGTAAATGTGTTCCTTCTTATTTCACAGTTCTGTACAGTGTAGCACTAACCACAGCCACAGCATCAGACATCAGCAGCTCACTTGGAGTCATCATGGTGTAGTAGGCCACATTAACAAGGACATAGAAGATTGTCACTGTCACCATGGACAGGATTATTGCCAGAGGGATGTTTCTGAGGatacaacataaacacaaagacgTTTAATATGCAACCTAACTTTTAGAAACTGATTaactagaaaacaaatgtcagatATTAAATACCTATTTGGGTTAATGACCTCTTCTGTGATACAATTCAAATTGGTCctgaaggaaaaaggaaaagcttCAACACACAGACGTGGATTGTTGTATTTACTATCTCAGGTCTCAGTGAAGGATTGTATTTATATTGGTATATCCTGTATTAAAAGATCCTATATGTGGCGAGTTGCACTAGTGCTCCCACTGCAGTGGACTGGCTTACCATCCACCGTAGGCATATAGACCATTATAGAAGGCAATCGGTAACGTAGCCAGTGTCAAAGACTCAATTTCAAAACCTTTCTGTAAATTTTCAGTTCttcctggaaaaaaataaacatacagagaTAGAAGCTTAACAAATGATGTTGTTAGGACCTGAGTGAGCAGCACTAAAGGTTTCGTTCTCTCACCTTTGACCAATGCCATGAAACCAGGGACGATGATGAGGACCAGGGCAAACATCTTAGTAAACGTTAACGTCACCTGAATGCGAGAGGCCGTGGTCACACTCCAGCAGTTCAATGCCACAACAAacgctgcagagacacaaacagctgGTAAGAGAAAGATTTCTGTACATAAAGGTACAGAGCAGTATAATGATACTGTGGCTGGAAGGAGAAGGAATGAAACCACTCACTCACTGCCAGGACGCTGACAAGTTTGATGAGCACTATGGGAGCAGCACAAGGTGCAAAAAACGGCTCCACCACATAGCGGCCAAACGCAAGAGACACATAAGAAACTGAAGCCGGCCTGGAGATGAATATGGTGTTTATATAGTTTTGTAACCTAACTTTAAATCGCTACTAATTTTATGtctaaaacaaaaccaacctGGTGAATATGAACGTCACCCAGAGACGTAAGAAGGCAGGCAGAGGTCCCAGTGTCTCCAATAAATAAGTGTACTGGCTTCCTGATTTTGTAAAACTGGTGCCCAGTTCAGCAAAACACAAAGCTCCTAATGGAACAAGCAAAAGAGCAGAGTTCAAACAGAATGCAGAATGCATACAGAACATGCAAAACGCAATCAAAGCAGTTCCGCAGTAAAACAGCATTGTTTAACTACAGTGCTGTGAATATTAGATCTATATATCTATTTCTCAGAGAAATATGATTGTCTGCCTTATCGCTGTTGATCAAGACACAGAGGAATGACCTTCTTTGTTGTTTGGATGACATAAAGCTAGTTTGGAGGGAGTGTCCACTCTCGTTTACCATTTCTGAACTTCTGTCATCGTTCTAACCTTGAAATAGCAGCTGCAAGAGGAGGCGGTGTGAGCTGTGTTGCCCAAAAACGGACAGGAAGAGGTGTCAAAATGCAGTTAATATAGGTTATTTGCAGAGCACACACAATCAAAGTCTGTCCCGAATGTGGTGTGACAGACAGACCTGAGAAGAGTCTAACAAAGTGACGCATGTTCACCCCTGAGAGACCTGCACTGttagtttcagctgctttgttcTCCCAGTCATTCTTCCGTTaatataaaacaattaaaaaacaaacaacacatctTTATTATCTAGGAAAatttagaaacaaacactggttTCCTCTCATGTTCCATCTCAGATTCAATACATGCATCAAATTCTATATAAATAACagtataaaaaatacagttttcacaTAGAGAGACCACAGATTAATGAGAGCATGAAGCCTCTTACCGAACATTGAGAGGACTCCACACAGCGCCCACACCAGCAGAGAGAGCCCCACACTGCCACTGTTCATCAGGACTCCTTTGGGCGCGATGAAGATCCCACTGCCCACCACTATACCGATGATGAAGGACACAGCCGGCAGCAAGCCGATCTCTCTCC
The window above is part of the Anabas testudineus chromosome 23, fAnaTes1.2, whole genome shotgun sequence genome. Proteins encoded here:
- the LOC113163275 gene encoding cystine/glutamate transporter-like, with the translated sequence MRKEKTEDEVVHLRREIGLLPAVSFIIGIVVGSGIFIAPKGVLMNSGSVGLSLLVWALCGVLSMFGALCFAELGTSFTKSGSQYTYLLETLGPLPAFLRLWVTFIFTRPASVSYVSLAFGRYVVEPFFAPCAAPIVLIKLVSVLAVTFVVALNCWSVTTASRIQVTLTFTKMFALVLIIVPGFMALVKGRTENLQKGFEIESLTLATLPIAFYNGLYAYGGWTNLNCITEEVINPNRNIPLAIILSMVTVTIFYVLVNVAYYTMMTPSELLMSDAVAVTFANRALPGLALVIPILVALSCFGTLNGGYFTSPRTLFVGAREGHWPSIFSMIHIRRRTPLPAVLLQYPLVILMLFGGEIYQLITFSSFAGWFFVALTTLGMLVHRYRFPLHPRPFKVPAVIAVIFTVVCFFIVGLSLYSDPWNTGRSCALMLTGIPVYYLTVQRFRLPNRFKYISDYFSMHLQLLLEVVQQEIQTY